The Benincasa hispida cultivar B227 chromosome 9, ASM972705v1, whole genome shotgun sequence genome has a segment encoding these proteins:
- the LOC120086217 gene encoding probable 2-oxoglutarate-dependent dioxygenase AOP1: protein MVNSEAKAKVLPTIDLSKLEAGGTEEWGLACKEMRLGLEEFGCFSVVYDRVSLELHNSIFEATKELFHLPLETRIKNTSEKPYHGYFGGYSVLPLYESMGIDNPIELQATQSFANLMWPTKENNHFCGTVERFSTLVAELEKMVTKMVLESYGLSKLVNEPNMESANYLLRCFKYRAPEKDETDVGLHSHTDLTFFSIIHQHLISGLQVQSLDDQWIDIQPSGHCYFIVMAGDALMAWSNERIRSCRHRVIMRGEETRYSIGMFSFKNGTIAVPEELVDDANPLRYKPFNHYDFLTYDKAKASHQNVSRIKDYCGI, encoded by the exons ATGGTTAATTCTGAAGCAAAAGCCAAAGTACTTCCCACTATAGATTTGTCAAAATTAGAGGCAGGTGGCACAGAAGAATGGGGTTTAGCATGCAAAGAGATGAGGCTTGGATTAGAAGAATTTGGTTGTTTCTCAGTGGTTTATGACAGAGTTTCTTTGGAGCTTCATAACTCCATTTTTGAAGCAACAAAAGAGCTTTTTCATCTCCCATTAGAAACTAGAATTAAGAACACTAGTGAAAAGCCTTACCATGGCTATTTTGGTGGATACTCTGTTCTTCCTCTCTATGAATCCATGGGTATTGACAATCCAATTGAGCTACAAGCAACTCAGAGTTTCGCTAATCTCATGTGGCCTACTAAAGAAAATAATCACTTCTG TGGAACTGTGGAACGTTTCTCAACGTTGGTAGCGGAATTGGAGAAGATGGTAACAAAAATGGTATTGGAAAGCTATGGACTATCGAAGCTTGTAAATGAGCCAAACATGGAGTCAGCCAATTACCTTCTTCGATGCTTCAAATACAGGGCGCCTGAGAAAGATGAAACCGATGTTGGTTTGCATTCCCATACAGATCTCACTTTCTTTTCCATAATTCATCAGCATCTCATTTCTGGTCTTCAAGTTCAATCACTTGATGATCAATGGATTGATATTCAACCCTCAGGTCATTGCTATTTTATTGTCATGGCTGGCGATGCACTCATG GCATGGAGCAACGAGAGAATAAGGTCTTGTAGGCACCGAGTGATAATGAGAGGAGAGGAAACAAGATACTCAATTGGGATGTTTTCATTCAAGAATGGGACGATTGCTGTGCCTGAAGAGCTTGTGGATGATGCCAATCCACTACGATACAAGCCATTTAATCACTATGATTTCCTTACCTATGACAAAGCCAAGGCTTCTCATCAAAATGTCTCTCGTATCAAAGATTATTGTGGCATTTGA